Proteins encoded by one window of Chanos chanos chromosome 7, fChaCha1.1, whole genome shotgun sequence:
- the LOC115816372 gene encoding macrophage mannose receptor 1-like — MDYIIHLLHLSGFLMLSACVPHQYHFVNVNKTWTEAQTYCREHYTDLATIDNQEDTDELIKTVKGDADHVWIGLEKSGDMKWQWSLGDTTFYREGEMEFRNWAVDQPDNTTDCVYMKNGKWHDYNCEDAFSFICYDGKHRVIFRRKKWREAQSYCRQHHTDLVSVRNPTENQDIHRIMEDARVDAAWIGLFRDSWKWSDQSDSSFRYWRPGIPDNYEGNENCAVVWIKSDVGQWGDWQCNGKTQFVCYEDKLVVISESLTWRDARRYCKENHVDLVSVHSEKIQKWVMKRVEKASTAHVWLGLRHSCTMRLWFWVSGEDVCYQNWAPGNGTGVEECERAVRRGAVESGGVKEWVSLPETKRLNFICSNYEGE; from the exons ATGGATTACATCATACACCTCTTACATCTCTCAG GATTCCTCatgctgtctgcatgtgttcCTCATCAGTATCACTTCGTGAATGTAAATAAGAcctggactgaagcacagacatactgcagagagCACTACACTGACCTGGCCACTATTGACAACCAAGAGGACACAGATGAGctgattaaaactgttaaaggagATGCTGATCATGTTTGGATTGGACTGGAGAAGAGTGGTGATATGAAATGGCAGTGGTCTCTGGGAGATACAACAttctacagagagggagagatggagttTAGAAACTGGGCCGTTGACCAACCAGACAACACTACTGACTgtgtatacatgaaaaatgGTAAATGGCATGATTATAACTGTGAAGATGCCTTTTCCTTCATATGCTATGATGGTAAGCACAGAGTCATTTTT agaagaaagaagtgGAGAGAAGCTCAGAGCTACTGCAGACAGCATCACACAGACCTGGTCAGTGTGAGGAACCCGACTGAGAACCAGGACATACACAGGATCATGGAGGACGCCCGTGTAGACGCAGCCTGGATCGGCCTGTTCAGAGACTCCTGGAAGTGGTCAGATCAGAGTGACTCCTCATTCAGATACTGGAGACCAGGAATACCTGATAATTATGAAGGGAATGAGAACTGTGCTGTGGTTTGGATTAAGAGTGATGTTGGACAATGGGGTGACTGGCAGTGTAATGGTAAAACCCAGTTTGTCTGCTATGAGG ATAAACTGGTCGTGATCAGTGAGTCTCTGACCTGGAGAGATGCTCGTCGATACTGCAAGGAGAATCACGTGGACCTGgtctcagttcactcagagaagaTTCAGAAGTGGGTGATGAAGAGGGTTGAAAAGGCCTCCACTGCTCATGTGTGGCTGGGCTTACGTCATTCCTGCACCATGCGCCTCTGGTTTTGGGTGAGTGGAGAGGATGTCTGCTACCAAAACTGGGCCCCAGGAAATGGAACAGGggtggaggagtgtgagagagcggtcagaagaggagcagtggagtCTGGAGGAGTCAAAGAGTGGGTCAGCCTGCCTGAGACCAAGAGACTCAACTTTATCTGCAGTAACTATGagg GAGAGTAG
- the LOC115816370 gene encoding macrophage mannose receptor 1-like — protein sequence MDYIIHLLHLSGFLMLSACVPRQYHFVNELKTWTEAQTYCREHYTDLATIDNQEDTDELIKTVKGDAERVWIGLEKSSDMKWQWSLGDTTFYREGEMEFRNWAVNQPDNTVYCVAMKNGTWHDYNCEEDHSFICYDERRSGSDRYILPTKPNENERRKKWREAQSYCRKHHTDLVSVRNQTENQDIHRIMEDASVDAAWIGLFRDSWKWSDQSDSSFRYWRPGIPDNFGGNENCAVVWIKRDVGQWGDWPCNRKTVKFVCYEDKLVLINEALTWSEALNYCREHHVDLVSVHSEDIQKWVMEVVEKASTAHVWLGLHHSCTFGFWFWVSGELLCYENWAPGNGTGVEECERAVRTGAVESGGGKQWVSLPKTKRLNFICSNYEED from the exons ATGGATTACATCATACACCTCTTACATCTCTCAG GATTCCTCatgctgtctgcatgtgttcCTCGTCAGTATCACTTTGTGAATGAGTTAAAGAcctggactgaagcacagacatactgcagagagCACTACACTGACCTGGCCACTATTGATAACCAAGAGGACACAGATGAGctgattaaaactgttaaaggagATGCTGAGCGTGTTTGGATTGGACTGGAGAAGAGTAGTGATATGAAATGGCAGTGGTCTCTGGGAGATACAACAttctacagagagggagagatggagttTAGAAACTGGGCTGTTAACCAACCAGACAACACTGTTTACTGTGTAGCCATGAAAAATGGTACATGGCATGATTATAACTGTGAGGAAGACCACTCCTTCATATGCTATGATG agagaaggagtggcAGTGACAGATACATACTGCCCACAAAgccaaatgaaaatgagagaagaaagaagtgGAGAGAAGCTCAGAGCTACTGTAGAAAGCATCACACAGACCTGGTCAGTGTGAGGAACCAGACTGAGAACCAGGACATACACAGGATCATGGAGGACGCCAGTGTAGACGCAGCCTGGATCGGCCTGTTCAGAGACTCCTGGAAGTGGTCAGATCAGAGTGACTCCTCATTCAGATACTGGAGACCAGGAATACCTGATAATTTTGGAGGGAATGAGAACTGTGCTGTGGTTTGGATTAAGAGAGATGTTGGACAATGGGGTGACTGGCCGTGTAATCGTAAAACCGTAAAGTTTGTCTGCTATGAGG ATAAACTGGTCCTGATCAATGAGGCTCTGACCTGGAGCGAAGCTCTGAATTACTGCAGAGAGCATCATGTGGACCTGgtctcagttcactcagaggATATTCAGAAGTGGGTGATGGAGGTGGTTGAGAAGGCCTCCACTGCTCATGTGTGGCTGGGCTTACATCACAGCTGCACTTTCGGCTTCTGGTTTTGGGTGAGTGGAGAACTTCTCTGCTACGAAAACTGGGCCCCAGGAAATGGAACAGGggtggaggagtgtgagagagcggTCAGAACAGGAGCAGTGGAGTCTGGAGGAGGGAAACAGTGGGTCAGCCTGCCTAAGACCAAGAGACTCAACTTCATTTGCAGTAACTATGaag AGGACTAG